The nucleotide window GGAAGATGTTGGTGTCGTCAATCTTACCGGAGATCCATCGCTGCATCAGCGTCATGTACTCGTaggcgggcagctcgacgggctcCCTGTCCTTGTTGAGCCAAGTGAAGGAGTGGTTGCTGCATGGCGTGGGTTAGCAAAGCAAGAAGATCGTTGGCGACGGGACATCAACTCACCCGCCTGCAGACATGCGCGGGCACGTCGTGGCATTGCAAATGGAGGTCCCGTTGTCCTCCTTCTCATGGACGACGCGGACAAAGTTCCAAAGATTTCGGTAATGTTCAACGACTAAGACGAGGCATTGGAGTTAGAGGGGCGCAATGGCGAGGGTCAATGGCGGGTCGCTGCTTACTCTGATGGGCGATCCactcgccctgctcgacggtCTTTGGCCGGGCGCTGAGGGTCATGAAGTTGCCCTTGACGATATGCTTGATATACTGTCCATTGACCcagagggggaggggtcgAGGGAGATGATACGAgttgatgatgtcgtcgccgctcgccatGACGCCGCTAGACTCGTCCATGCCAATGGTCTGGGCGAGTGATGGGGAGTTTGGCAGCGGGGGAACCTTGGGGGCAAGGTTTGTGGAGGATTGGCTGGCCTGTGAGAGGTTGTCGGGCgaaggcgccgctggcggtcCGGCCGTCGAGGGAGACGGGCTCTTCTGCTGGCCAGGGGGTTTACTGGACCCGCCACGGAAGCGGGCGTTTCTACAGCTGGTCAGCAAGAGACGAAGGTGACTGCGGGAAATGGTCGCGATGCGAGAGAAgaggtgatgatggccaaCGCCGGAGAGGTGGTGAGCGCCAGGAAGCTTGCAGCGCCTTTTCgatggcccgcccgcctgcggcCCAGCAACGGAAACTGTCTGCCGTGAAGGCGGAAGAGGAACGAAGCGATTTGAAACGCAACTTTGCACGTAAGGGGGCCCTGTCTCGATGCTGGGCTCAAGTGCCAGACGGTAGGCAGAGGCGCATGtcacacggcggcggctcaagGTCTCAGCCTTTCAGGTGAGCGTAGCAACGCATCGGCTAGGTCCAGGCCGAGAGAGCGCCGTTGTGGGGACACGAAGTGAGATGCGGCGTCGCCCGTGACGGAGCGCCACTGTGGGTTTGTGCAGGTGGAACGAGGGGCAAAAGAAAGGTTGAGGAGTAAACGTTGGACGGAGTCGCAGCagggcgatgcgatgcgtcGGCAGCGCTGCGGGGGGGAGATAGGGTAGGGTAGGGTAGGGTAGGGCATGGTAGGGCATGGGAAGGTATGGCGGGCATGGGAAGGTATGGCGGGCagtgggcgagctgctgccccggcggcgggcgtttgAACAAGAGGGAACAACTTCGTGTTGGAACTCGAGCCCAGGCTTGAGCCTGCTACGCTCGAAGCAAATTGCCGGGGATACCCAGAGAtggcttgggcggcatgaCGATGCCCCTCACcgcttggtggtggtggcgatggttTGCATGGCTGCGGTGCCCCGCATCAGTTGCTTCGGCCGTATGCAATGGGTTCGGCATGGAGGGCCGACGGGGGACGTGATACATGAGGGAGATTGAAACATGGGGGAGGTTCGAGGCCGACTTACATTCCCGAGAAGAGGTTGGACATGGTGGGCTGGCGGAAGCGGGAGAAAgaggcgaggggaggggagggggacgacgatgtcCTGGAGGTCGAGCGGAGTCGGAGTCGGTGAcagaggcgcaggcggcggcagcgacagaaGGTGTCGCGGGGCAGCTACGCAGCAATCGAAGCGGTAGGATCGATGAGGAGGCGCCGGATTGGGTGTGACTTGGTCGTGGGAAGGCTTCCGTCGGGCAGGCGATGCCACAAGGCTGGCGCACTTCGacgtcgggcggcggtgctcgGGCTCGCGTCGGGTCGGGCGGGCTCTGTCTGGCTCTGTCTGGGAGCTGCGAGAGGCTCTGTCGTAACCAAGGGGTGTTGTTGCCGTTGGGGTcaatgccgacgacggaaAACGTAATGGCTTGCCGGGCCAGGCCGACAGAAGGGGCAGAAGCCggtagtatgtatgtatgtatgtatgtatgtaatGTACGAAGCAGACGAGAGGTGGATGCGACCCAAACGGTTCGttgtgccgccgtcgggacAAGCAGGCAACGCGGGGCGGGATGCAGTTGGAAGGCGGGAAGCtgggcgggcacgcggcggcggtggccgaggGGCGAAGCGAGGGCCAgacgagcgagggcgagagagcGTGTGAGTTGAGATGAgtgaggaggggggggggggggtcagATTCGATGGGGGAAAAAAAGGGGTCCAgccgaagcagcagcagcagtaattgagtcgagtcgagtcgagtcgaaTCGTATCGATGATTGGCTTCGACGTGATGGGCGGCGAAAGTCaagcgggaggagggagggttgggcgcggccgagggcgttCCAGACGGATGGTGACAAGCGCCGAcagcgatggcgatgctgagTTGGTGATGTAGAACCCGAGTTGGTGGCTTCCAACTTCCAGCCCGGGTGATGGGAGTTGCAGCGGGAGGAGCCTCGTGGCCTCACCCCCACTCATCCATGCTACTACGTGCTAGGAGGCGAGGTAACTACCTAGGTAGCAAGTTACGGGCGAGACAGCGGATGCAGCGCGCTAAAGACGGGGAACCTGGAAAAGCCATTGGATGGAGTGGAGGCAGCACAACTTGCTCCTGCTACTTGACCGACGTGTTATTAGTGTAGGTAGCTTCCACCACCGCAAACTGCCTAATAACGTGTCGTCACTCCATCAGTCAGCAGGCAGGAGGGAGCATATAAGGGGCACCACAGGGTTAGTACCTCCTCCATTGGCACCTGAGGCAGTGGAGACAGCTGGGGGACTTTTTTGCCCTAACCGAGCCGCCCTCTGCGCTCCCTCCAATGCTACGGCCGTACCTGTACCAAGGTAAAGAGGTGTCTTGTAGGGGAGTGTCGCGATGCTCATGGAAGTACCTAGGGAGGTGCAGTAGATACTTCGTacttaggtacctagtaccttATGGTGGAAAACCTCGATCCTGATGCCAATGGGCAAGATACCTGACTTGAGGTATCGTCGGGCCGTCTGGTGGATGGCACGTTTCACAGGAGGGGTCAATGGAACCCGCTGTGTCGTTCGAGCTTGCTAGGGTTGGGTGCCTTattagtacctacctgtaggttagtacctaggtactgaGTTGGCGGGCCCCCCAGTGGCTGCAGGGCCCAAGCAGGtattgctgctgcgccaCACCTGCGAGCATCGAGTTACTGGTAAATGGGACTTGCATGGAAAGGAGAAAGCAAAGTCGGATGATGCACAATAGTTTCGATCGGACTCAATGGCCTCGACTGACCGGCATATTCGTTGAAAGAAGTGCACATATACCCTACAAAATTGCATCCTTCACTGCACAATTCCCGCATCGCCAATCTGCGACTGCATCATCCCTAGGGCGCACTAGGTTCCTTTACTGCACCGTCCACATCGGCTGGTGTGGCTGTGCCCAATTGGGCATTCGAAGCGTGGTTCGCGCGCCAAACGCCAAACGCCGGCTCTTTCAAAGTCGCACCTGCCTGCATCCGATCCTCCGACAACAGCCTCGTCGCGGCTCGACATTTATCCTCCCAAAACCGGCACACATCCTTGTACAACTCGTTTTCCTCGCGTCAAGGGCTTTAGGACACATCGGATTGACATGTCTGACTCTGAGGAccccctcgacgtcgtcgacgagggtgGTGACGACCTCTTcggagacgagggcgacgaggagacaTCATCGCCTCGGGAGCGCGTTCGAGAAGATGATGAACCCACCCCGGACGCTGgtggagatgatgatgatgacgctcAGCGCGGTCGCTACGACGATTCTGAGCCTCGAGAGACGCGGAACAGGGTCGTGATTGAGGAGCAAACGTACCGCCACCGGACCCCGAAGCCCTCGGACGGTATGGTAAGGCAGCCCACGCGCCCGCGATGCAGCCACATGCCTTGAATCGTACTGACCAGTAAATTCCAGCTGCGAGTGTTGAAGGTGCCCAAGTTCATCAAATTCATGCCTGAAGTCTACGCGCCCGACACCTTCGAGCCCACCGAGTTCGACATCGCAAACGCCAAGTCCGACCAACCCCGGAACGTCGCCCGAGTCCGGCGAGATCCCACCACGGGCGATCTCAAGAGCAACACCAACGTCTATCGGTGGAGCGACGGCTCCGTCACCATGTCCGTGGGAGGCGAACACTACGAAATATCCAAAAAGTCCCTGTCAACCGCCCCGGGCCAGCCGTACAACGAATTGCAGGACGCTCATTactacgccgccgccgccgagcttggTAGCAACATGCTCATGACGGTCGGTCACCTCATGGAGCAGTACACGGTCAAGCCGAGCAAGGCGATTGGAGATGAGGCCCTGAGCCTCTTCGCCGAGAAAATGGCACTGGCGAACAAGGGCACCAAAGGCGAGGACATGATCATCCGCACCACCAAGGACCCCGAGCTGCAAAAGAAGACTGCCGAGCTCGCTGAAAAGGAAAGACTCAAggctcagcggcggcgtgacaacgcggcggccaagatggACGCTCCGGGACGCTCCGGCCGCGGTGGCCTGTCCATCGGCGACCTGGAGGGTCGCGCCGGCACAGGGCGGAAGAGGggtgccgcgggcgccgccaagcccaagcgccgtcggcccgagtacgactcggacgacgacttgcCGCAAGGGGTCGGCCGACATGAGGACTACGACATGGATGATGGGTTCCTTgtgggcagcgacgaggaagaagaggtgGAGACCGGagccgatgatgacgacgaggaaatcctcgaggagaaggagaaggaggacgaCCGCGACCGTCGCCGGAACAAGAGACAACGAACAGCAGAGCCGactgaagacgaggacgccgagggcgatgagatcgagcccgccgccgaggcctcCAGCCGCGCTAGAAGACGG belongs to Purpureocillium takamizusanense chromosome 1, complete sequence and includes:
- a CDS encoding uncharacterized protein (COG:D~EggNog:ENOG503NZFS) → MSNLFSGINARFRGGSSKPPGQQKSPSPSTAGPPAAPSPDNLSQASQSSTNLAPKVPPLPNSPSLAQTIGMDESSGVMASGDDIINSYHLPRPLPLWVNGQYIKHIVKGNFMTLSARPKTVEQGEWIAHQIVEHYRNLWNFVRVVHEKEDNGTSICNATTCPRMSAGGNHSFTWLNKDREPVELPAYEYMTLMQRWISGKIDDTNIFPTDASGVSYAHNPAITTTPLSQLSNPGEPEWIGKRSGFPEKFVDVCQMIFRQMFRVYAHLYWAHFTEPFYHLNLEKQLNSCFSHFVLTATALDMLRAQELEPMQPLLDIWAANGTFPPESKAYEYANLRAGERLLEMAGVELESR
- a CDS encoding uncharacterized protein (COG:S~EggNog:ENOG503Q4UQ), whose amino-acid sequence is MSDSEDPLDVVDEGGDDLFGDEGDEETSSPRERVREDDEPTPDAGGDDDDDAQRGRYDDSEPRETRNRVVIEEQTYRHRTPKPSDGMLRVLKVPKFIKFMPEVYAPDTFEPTEFDIANAKSDQPRNVARVRRDPTTGDLKSNTNVYRWSDGSVTMSVGGEHYEISKKSLSTAPGQPYNELQDAHYYAAAAELGSNMLMTVGHLMEQYTVKPSKAIGDEALSLFAEKMALANKGTKGEDMIIRTTKDPELQKKTAELAEKERLKAQRRRDNAAAKMDAPGRSGRGGLSIGDLEGRAGTGRKRGAAGAAKPKRRRPEYDSDDDLPQGVGRHEDYDMDDGFLVGSDEEEEVETGADDDDEEILEEKEKEDDRDRRRNKRQRTAEPTEDEDAEGDEIEPAAEASSRARRRNIVDEDEDEDENE